One part of the Sciurus carolinensis chromosome 4, mSciCar1.2, whole genome shotgun sequence genome encodes these proteins:
- the LOC124983724 gene encoding olfactory receptor 8S1-like has translation MATGNHSIVTEFILLGLPAWPHTQGLLFVLFLGVYLLTFVGNLLMILVTRTDSQLQAPMYFFLSHLSFLDLCLTSVIVPKMLDNLLSQRKSISVKACLTQVYFIFSTAGIEAFLLSVMAYDRYAAICHPLLYGQMMTRQLCGGLAWASWGLGFLDALINILMAWNLDFCEARVMPHFSCELPSLFSLSCSDVSANFAVLVGSTSLHALGTFLLVLFSYTRIVSTILSISSTAGRSKAFSTCFSHLTTVILFYGSGSLRYLIPTLSSPMELVFSIQYSVLTPLVNPFIYSLKNKEVKAALKRMLKKGLQHFK, from the coding sequence ATGGCCACAGGAAACCACAGCATCGTCACTGAGTTCATCCTCTTGGGACTGCCTGCTTGGCCACACACCCAGGGGTTGCTCTTTGTGCTGTTCTTGGGAGTTTACCTTCTGACCTTCGTGGGGAACCTGTTGATGATACTGGTGACCAGGACTGATTCTCAGCTCCAggcccccatgtacttcttcctcagtcACCTCTCTTTCCTGGATCTTTGCTTAACATCAGTCATTGTGCCCAAAATGTTGGACAATCTTCTGTCTCAGAGGAAATCAATCTCAGTAAAAGCCTGCTTGACTcaggtttattttatattttccactgCAGGGATTGAAGCTTTTCTTCTCTCAGTGATGGCCTACGACCGCTATGCTGCCATCTGCCACCCCCTACTCTATGGCCAGATGATGACGAGACAGTTGTGTGGCGGTCTGGCATGGGCCTCCTGGGGACTGGGCTTTCTGGACGCTCTCATTAACATCCTCATGGCTTGGAATTTGGACTTCTGTGAGGCTCGTGTCATGCCTCACTTCAGTTGTGAATTGCCCTCTCTATTTTCTCTGTCCTGCTCTGATGTCTCTGCCAACTTTGCAGTCCTAGTGGGTTCCACCTCCCTGCATGCCCTTGGGACCTTCCTTCTGGTCCTTTTCTCTTACACCCGCATTGTCTCCACCATTCTGAGCATCAGCTCCACTGCAGGCAGAAgcaaggccttctccacctgcttcTCCCATCTCACTACTGTGATTTTGTTCTATGGATCTGGTTCTCTTCGCTATCTCATACCAACCTTAAGTTCTCCAATGGAACTGGTTTTTTCCATTCAGTACAGTGTGCTCACTCCCCTAGTGAAtccctttatctacagcctgaaAAACAAGGAAGTGAAAGCAGCTCTGAAAAGAATGTTGAAAAAAGGTTTGCAACATTTTAAATAG